In Fluviicola taffensis DSM 16823, the following are encoded in one genomic region:
- a CDS encoding lmo0937 family membrane protein, whose translation MKVIVSTLAIIVGMGWSVAYFRFDAGGIYHLTLVVALVALLTQWLPSRKLK comes from the coding sequence ATGAAAGTAATAGTAAGCACTTTAGCAATTATTGTAGGAATGGGGTGGTCAGTTGCCTATTTTAGATTTGATGCAGGAGGTATTTATCATTTAACACTGGTTGTTGCATTAGTTGCACTTTTAACACAATGGCTACCTAGTAGAAAATTGAAATGA